aagaaaacatcaaGTGTGTTATTCATCATTTAAATGATTAGTAGATACTAGAGTGTTTCAAAAATAAACCCTTTGGAGAACAATTTGATTTATAGAAATCGTTATTcttcatttgtttaattattgccTCCATCTCTCTACAGTGAAGTGTTTAAAGCCAAGCACAGACAGACCGGGAAAAAGGTAGCTTTGAAGAAAGTGCTGATGGAAAATGAGAAAGAAGGGGTAAGTAATATTTTACCTGAAAGCATCTAATATTAATTCAAACCTATTTGCCCCATAAACCTGATTATTTAATAAAGATATCTGGAAACAGCCTCATCTGCCAGACAATTGGATGACGGTCATCAATATAGATGTTCAGGCTAAAATGCATTATTCGGTGCTTATGCCAATCCTTTGGAAATGTAAAGTAAATGTCTTTGTCTTGCTATTCGTTTCAGTTTCCCATTACTGCCCTGCGAGAAATAAAGATCCTGCAGCTTTTAAAGCACGAGAATGTGGTTAACTTGATTGAGATCTGCAGAACAAAAGGTAAGCATCTGGTCTGTCCTGCTGGTAGAGGTCCTGGGATCAGTAATGAGAGAGAATGCATGGGGGAGTTGGGTACAATCTTGATGGTAGCTTTTTCtgaaatactctctctctgaatGCACAGCCACCCAGTACAACCGTTACAAGGGCAGTATCTACTTGGTGTTTGACTTCTGTGAACATGACCTGGCTGGGTTATTGAGCAATGCAAATGTGAAGTTCACTTTGGCGGAAATCAAAAAGGTCATGCAAATGTTGCTGAATGGGCTCTATTATATTCACAGGAACAAGGTAAGATAACTGCATGATTTTCTATTGATAAAATAGCCTTTAACTGTATGACTCATCAGGCTTttacagttttgtttaatacctaatatgaataaatatatcGCCAATTGTTTGACAGAAACATTAGGCAATGCATCTTTATGATTTTCTGTGTAGTCAGCTGTTTGTCTCCACCTAGTGGTATTGCTTTGTAAGGGTCTACAGTGTATACGAGACACTGGGCCATATCCTACTGTGGAAATGCTACATTTTACCAGTGGAAAAGGGGCACAAGAGAACCCAAACCTGagttcagttaaaacaaaaataaacaccttGGATTACACAGCTCTGAGCTCCTCCCACTTGCATGGGTCCTGTGTTTTACATTCTTATACCCAACCTGCGTGTCTCATTCCCTTTCAGATTCTGCATCGGGACATGAAAGCTGCCAACGTGCTCATCACCCGAGACGGGGTGCTGAAGCTGGCCGATTTCGGCTTGGCACGCGCCTTCAGCCTCGCTAAGAATAGTCAGGGGAACCGCTACACCAATCGCGTCGTCACGCTATGGTATCGACCCCCGGAGCTACTGTTGGGTAAGCTAATTAGAGCTCATATGTAATTGAGTGTGTTATTGGCGATCAGCCTTTTGAAACCTGAGAATTGCATCTTTTTATTAAATGTGACgaaattaatgttttcttgtgaCAACTGGAAGTCACTCAGGggaagggtgtctgctaataaatagtGGCTCTTTTAATGTTCTTTTGTTCAATGAAGCACAACTAAttgttctgtgttttgtctCTTCTTAGGAGAAAGAGATTATGGCCCTCCTATTGATCTGTGGGGGGGCGGCTGTATCATGGCAGAGATGTGGACCCGCAGCCCCATCATGCAGGGCAACACTGAGCAGCACCAGCTCACCCTCATAAGCCAGTTGTGCGGCTCCATCACAGCTGAGGTAAGAGCGTCAGAACGACTGCTGTAATTACTATATCAGTCAAAAAAAGATGGTGACACAGTAGATGCAAAAGGGTGAATCAGAATAAAACCTGATATTGAGTTTTACCCACAAACCTTTGTCTGTCCATTCCATTCCATAAAAGTACatgcttatttttttccttccagtCCATCCCCCAAAGGAGTAAATGGCAAAAGCACACAAACCTACCAATacaagttgttattattattattattattggtgcaCAAGGAGTATGCCTTCGTTTCCAATCTGCACATTGAGTGaggtgttttcattttaaagctgTTAAATGACTTCAATCTCCTTCTTTCAGGTGTGGCCGGGCGTCGATAAGAAGTATGAGCTGTACCAGAAACTGGAGCTCCCGAAAGGCCAGAAGCGCAAAGTGAAGGACAGGCTCAAAGCGTACGTGAAGGACCCCTACGCTCTGGACCTCATCGACAAGCTCTTGGTGCTGGACCCAGCCCAGCGCATTGACAGCGACGACGCGCTCAACCATGATTTCTTCTGGTCGGACCCCATGCCCTCGGACCTCAAAAACATGCTCTCCACTCACAACCAGTCGATGTTCGAATATCTCGCTCCCCCCAGGCGAAGGGGACACATGCCCCAGCAGCCGGCCAATCAGAACCGCAATCCTGCCACCACCAGCCAGACAGAGTTTGACCGGGTGTTCTGATTGGGCAGAGACTGACAAGTCCTAGAGGACCAGATGGACTGACTGAGCGATTCTGGGTGTTGGTAGGGGCCCTGTTGAGACATTGACAAGAACATACCCCCTATCAAAAAATcataagttttttttgtttttgttttttaaacctcGAGTTCtgtgattgtatttttaattaaggtTCAGCTCAAGCCTCACACTTTAAATGTCTTAAAGTTGTGAAAAAGATCTGAGAGGAACAGACTGAGCTCAGGTTTGGTGCGTTTTATCAGGGACCATGAAGGAAACATTAAACACTCATGAAAAGGAGAGACTCGTATTCCAGACCACGGGGAAGGAAAGGAGCCATCTGCAATCAACAGCGCAAAAGCATTGCACCTTGGCAGTGTATTTATTGACCCAGTATTTAAGAATTCATGCACCGAGAAGGCATGTAAGTATGTATAAGAAACCATGCCCCTCTTTATAACTTGGTACGATCTGGAAATACGATTGGATCATTGTTACAAGTGATATTGTAGCCTGGGACTGGataggggagggggggtggaatcactaatgaaaaacaaaacctgacATTTcccacacagaaaaaaaatcatggaagaaaaaaagacagtTTGGTGTTTGCCTGTATACCATGCTATGTAAATATGACACTATTAAACCTGTCTATGAAATTCCACTGTTTGTCATTCTTCCCTTGAACATCAGCTGAACTTGCCACTGACAACCTGAGCAAGACATGGGTATAATTATGCAATACTAAATAATAGGGCCAAGACATGCCAGTGCACACCTGCTCATAGTAATTAACTGCAGCCTCAACTTTTTGTATGTATGAAACAGCCAATCATGTAAAGTATTTGAAGCTTTTGCCAATTACAAGTTATTTTCCAAGTGCTTGTTTTGATCCGAGGACGTGTTTGCTCTCTCGCCTCCTATCTAGTTAATGTTTGACAATAGCAATTTGGAAACCGTCTTTCAGTCCCAAAGTTTTTCCCTGTAGATTAGGACGTCATGCTGTCATGTCAAAGGaaaggtttcattttaaaaaacagaaaaaggagGATCCTGAGCACACAGGATTTCTACCAATCATAAGTCTGTATAACTATTGCAGTTTTTTGAATGCAGACGAACTGGCTGTCGGGGAGCGTGGAGTTTCAAACATGATGCAAAGGAAGAGTTTTCAGGTGCTGTGAGTTGTATTTTGATGAGAATCTGAAATCGATGACAATCCGACACAAAGTAacttaaaagtaaaatacagtTTTCTAAAAAGATTGTTTTTGgtataaaacaaaatccaaaTGCATGCAGTTCTTTGAAAactgttttaattgtgtttgtgtCATATAATCGTATTTTCGTTTCAGATAAACGAAATCAAAGTGCATTCATTGccatgtttgtttgctttatcaAATGGGAATACTTCACTGTAGTGCATAATACGACTGTGACTGTATACACAATTCATGTCAGGAGTTTATGGGTCTTTTTATTTCGATTagtgttaataataattgtttcaaCTATGTGTGAACTGGGTCCGTATACATTACCTCCAATGTATTAAACACTACATTTATGCATACGGTAGTAAAACTGAAAGTACTTTCGGGATATGTCCTTAAAATACACCGTGTGTTTCGAAACTCTCAATAAAATCCAAATTAAAGCCATAATAAGTAGTTCTAAATAAGGCATTAATTCCAAAACCAAATGAGGCGCACAGTTTTAAGAAGCTGCCCCTCACAAAGATGGCGCTTCACGGTGTCGTCGTCATATCCTGCAGAACAAATAAGGCGCTGTGGAGGTGGGGCTCGCTCGCCCTGTCACGGCGGCCGCAGTGCAGCTCCTGCCCGGCAGCCCAATGATGGCGCGCCCGCTCCGTGTTTGGGAGCGCTGCCTGCTCACCGCCTTCCTCCCCCGGCAGCACCGAGGCGCAGCCCGCCTGAGAAGCTCGTCTAACGCCGGCAGGAGCTTCAGCACCAAGCCAGCGCGGCGGCCCAGGATGGAGTATCAGGTACGGCGCCGGGAGCTGCCGGGAGAGACACCCCGCGGTCCTGCCGCAGAGACCTGCAATCAGGCTCGGTGTTACATCAGCTGCCGCGCTGGAGTCGTGCGGAGCCGCCGCCGGCACCATGTGCGCCGATCCGCCATAGACAGACGTCAGTGCAGCGCCGGGAAAAGCGCCTTCAGACGTTTAAAGTTGTTATTTTGTAACGTATCGCGCACAGGAGCGCCAGAGATGCTCTATTATGACACTGCTTTACGTCACCTCTCCCAGACGTTCGTTTAGTTTTGGGTTATGTTTGTATATACTTGTGTTGAATGCGTTATTGCATTAATTTTGCATTCACAAATCGTTTAATGAGTCGCTTGGTTAAATATGAGCGCATGATCGAGGACACTAATACTTTTTATACATCTAAGTGAAAGTTGGGCACTTTGACCTGCTCTTTTCAAAGTTTGATCCTTGTTCTGTATTTGAGTTGGACGGGCGCTGCGTGGTGGGAAAGTTGTTCCGCCTTGTTGTTACAGTTGCACTGCTGCTTACTTCTGGATGCCGCAACATGTATTTCTCTTTCCTGTTAATTCTTGCAGGAAGTACATTTAACTGTGCTAAATTCAAACTACAGTGCCATTCTTATAGCTTTTGCAACTGTGCCACCCATTGAAGGTATACAATTCAATTAGATTTAACATATGGAACAGAAAGGACGCTTGCACTGCGAAtgatgtgtatatgtgtgttattGTCTTGCATTGATTTACCATAATGCTAAACCTACTGCTAGCATTGTTATTCTGTGTGATCGGCACATATTTGCTGATTTGGGAATGATTGTTCAGCCAGAAGTAACCTGAATGAACTGGTCTGTCCACACCT
This DNA window, taken from Amia ocellicauda isolate fAmiCal2 chromosome 9, fAmiCal2.hap1, whole genome shotgun sequence, encodes the following:
- the cdk9 gene encoding cyclin-dependent kinase 9; the encoded protein is MQRERTGSSGGAEKPDREAAIMSKYYDGVEFPFCDEFSKYEKLAKIGQGTFGEVFKAKHRQTGKKVALKKVLMENEKEGFPITALREIKILQLLKHENVVNLIEICRTKATQYNRYKGSIYLVFDFCEHDLAGLLSNANVKFTLAEIKKVMQMLLNGLYYIHRNKILHRDMKAANVLITRDGVLKLADFGLARAFSLAKNSQGNRYTNRVVTLWYRPPELLLGERDYGPPIDLWGGGCIMAEMWTRSPIMQGNTEQHQLTLISQLCGSITAEVWPGVDKKYELYQKLELPKGQKRKVKDRLKAYVKDPYALDLIDKLLVLDPAQRIDSDDALNHDFFWSDPMPSDLKNMLSTHNQSMFEYLAPPRRRGHMPQQPANQNRNPATTSQTEFDRVF